In Lonchura striata isolate bLonStr1 chromosome 30, bLonStr1.mat, whole genome shotgun sequence, a single genomic region encodes these proteins:
- the CAMK1G gene encoding calcium/calmodulin-dependent protein kinase type 1G, producing MGRKEEAGSGSWKKQTSNIRTTFIFMEALGSGAFSEVFLVKQKSTGKLFALKCIKKSPLNRDSSLENEIAVLKKIKHENIVTLEDIYESTTHFYLVMQLVSGGELFDRILERGVYTEKDASLVIHQVLTAVKYLHENGIVHRDLKPENLLYLTPEENSKIMITDFGLSKMEQNGIMSTACGTPGYVAPEVLAQKPYSKAVDCWSIGVITYILLCGYPPFYEDSESKLFEKIKEGHYEFESPFWDDISESAAKDFIRHLLEKNPSARFTCEEALRHPWINGNTALHRDIYPSVSAQIQKNFAKSKWRQAFNAAAVVHHMKKLHMSGHGAAEGSAPAPETSEPPRPGSPTGTPPPAAPSGDEDTAQGHPQPPKPPQPQQDTGMGEEKLPSPTEEGPLPGDSSLALMDTSSPPKEGPPPRDSSLALPDTPSPPKEGPPPRDSSLALPDTPSPPKEGPPPRDSSLALLDTPSPPKEGPLPGDSSLALPDTPSPPKEGPPPRDSSLALLDTPSPPKEGPPPRDSSLALMDTPSPPKEGPPPRDSSLALPDTPSPPKEGPPPRDSSLALMDTPSPPGRSSCGCSPSCVSHEKTKASSCCETVLLKKSSKSHHFKSEVLVPMKTSKHSSHCGTGQTGVCLLM from the exons ATGGGGCGCAAGGAGGAggccggcagcggctcctggaAGAAGCAGACCAGCAACATCCGCACAACCTTCATCTTCATGGAGGCCCTGGGATC AGGTGCCTTCTCTGAAGTTTTCCTGGTGAAGCAGAAAAGCACTGGCAAGCTCTTTGCTCTGAAATGCATCAAGAAGTCTCCTCTCAACAGGGACAGCAGCCTGGAGAATGAAATAGCAGTGCTGAAAAA GATAAAGCATGAAAACATCGTGACTTTGGAAGATATTTATGAGAGCACAACCCACTTCTACCTGGTCATGCAGCT GGTGTCTGGGGGAGAGCTGTTTGACAGGATCCTGGAGCGGGGCGTTTACACGGAGAAGGATGCCAGCCTGGTCATCCACCAGGTGCTGACGGCCGTCAAGTACCTGCACGAGAACGGCATCGTGCACCGGGACCTGAAG CCCGAGAACCTGCTGTACCTCACCCCCGAGGAGAACTCCAAAATCATGATCACGGATTTCGGGCTGTCCAAAATGGAGCAGAACGGGATCATGTCCACAGCCTGTGGGACTCCAGGATACGTGG CCCCCGAGGTGCTGGCCCAGAAGCCCTACAGCAAAGCCGTGGACTGCTGGTCCATCGGGGTCATCACCTACATCCT GCTCTGTGGGTACCCCCCTTTCTACGAGGACAGCGAATCCAAGCTCTTTGAGAAGATCAAGGAAGGCCACTACGAGTTCGAGTCTCCGTTTTGGGACGATATCTCCGAGTCGG CAGCCAAGGACTTCATCCGGCATCTCCTGGAGAAGAACCCGAGCGCGAGGTTCACCTGCGAGGAGGCCCTGAGGCACCCCTG GATTAATGGAAATACAGCCCTTCACCGTGACATCTACCCATCTGTCAGTGCTCAGATCCAGAAAAACTTTGCAAAGAGCAAATGGAGG CAAGCCTTCAACGCCGCGGCCGTCGTGCACCACATGAAGAAGCTGCACATGAGCGGCCACGGGGCGGCCGAGGGCTCTGCCCCGGCCCCAGAGACCTCAGAGCCCCCCAGGCCCGGCAGCCCCACGGGGACCCCCCCGCCAGCAGCGCCAAGCGGTGATGAGGACACAGCTCAGGGGCACCCACAGCCACCCAAaccccctcagccccagcaggacaCGGGCATGGGGGAGGAAAAGCTGCCAAGCCCCACAGAGGAGGGGCCCCTGCCCGGGgacagcagcctggccctgaTGGACACCTCCAGCCCCCCAAAGGAGGGACCCCcacccagggacagcagcctggccctgccggacacccccagccccccaaaagagggacccccacccagggacagcagcctggccctgccggacacccccagccccccaaaggagggacccccacccagggacagcagcctggccctgctggacacccccagccccccaaaagaGGGACCCCTGCCCGGGgacagcagcctggccctgccggacacccccagccccccaaaggagggacccccacccagggacagcagcctggccctgctggacacccccagccccccaaaagagggacccccacccagggacagcagcctggccctgatggacacccccagccccccaaaggagggacccccacccagggacagcagcctggccctgccggacacccccagccccccaaaagagggacccccacccagggacagcagc ctggccctgatggacacccccagccccccgggcaggagctcctgtggctgcagcccctcctgtgtgAGCCATGAGAAGACAAAGGCGTCCTCCTGCTGTGAGACAGTGCTGCTGAAAAAGTCTTCAAAATCCCA TCACTTCAAGTCAGAGGTCCTTGTTCCAATGAAAACCAGCAAACATTCATCTCACTGTGGCACTGGGCAAACTGGAGTTTGTTTGCTCATGTGA